A stretch of Pomacea canaliculata isolate SZHN2017 linkage group LG6, ASM307304v1, whole genome shotgun sequence DNA encodes these proteins:
- the LOC112566870 gene encoding uncharacterized protein LOC112566870 encodes MSSLYKSDENIQVHCNSLEESRKSHLWKPKASCNCTHRFSEPTSVSYLGELSVQNDEKSASSRNRLPNISSFTAKADSIDIPDDGQATEDSVFPENWHNVGRARILLHQRSLSVPAKLPDVIQEASCQPDESSPDILSKNNFLKCWCGHTRNVSILKVNNEGKEQDAGTESNTTKVPKDSSCSSVVNGNETKRLFEGQVHYEKCLNTATTGRRKKSVTFEDLSTADIKNLISPEGRERRNHFRSSGYGSLSDGSRTSQASTHSTISDQESVILEEPLERQISLMSLPEMTRLDDDGEGSNDGQFETSDIACTSMIVDGSIHSSDEADKFCWGACHKDPTASVQREANEAHCQGQCTYKKESETQSVLHQRADVSATSRTPDFSSTAEIPDQSIVMADRGRGCMECITKQDDDECLSASSSADDFKFTDLPFRQKCPSQDTVGSFTVKRSIPAEASLYQTKFSPKTNEECQREFFERIFMERMQNFDPAKEDMADVFEWLKNNMQEALSPSPRSPFFPTEGSPQTLKQLVPPGVLNALGITCPPVADAKTLATKSAQGGHILPSSQSHRPFANSRIDEQRSQAETLSESFVILNPEVQQPNSTTTQAAKQQTLPAVVTEYVNQHESIFYSKNYPSGSSFGTGVGSSYMECIIGCSQCCEKNCDDLTCAELQKSINNLKEAIKIGHKLSKENEMVLKLLYQHYNECDLPNCRVAWCRLISRWCKQGRKSPKEVILSSLVKPFHALNSFIPQWVEFSRKFLKLDINLPWNRMPQEGQDWFVQYLLSQTHSVVRASLLSSGTASSCQDWVLKMTMLHDSNNQIEVLESLRELQNSDAIKVIANHLWAAADRGNDLLLVCTEYISGITLKEYLCQRSRLQCQKAAYFFFQILSATEYLHEKNIVYLCWDSSNFIIERRSHLIKMTNLTSSVCLLGKNADIGAIKLSLPADIIPPELFVVGGELELGSDSWGMGCLLHEMLTGVRPWYSLRHCNSQETGLQILKQLSSLSLNVPDHAERLLKGCWERSPKQRPLLKEMRFYVKSYFENCQNGC; translated from the exons ATGTCATCTTTGTACAAAAGTGATGAAAACATTCAGGTCCACTGTAACTCCTTGGAAGAAAGTAGAAAGAGTCACTTGTGGAAGCCCAAAGCGTCTTGTAATTGTACTCACAGATTTAGTGAGCCAACATCAGTGTCATATTTGGGTGAACTGTCAgtacaaaatgatgaaaaatctGCATCTTCTAGGAACCGGTTGCCTAACATTTCTAGTTTCACAGCTAAAGCTGATTCTATAGATATTCCAGATGATGGACAGGCAACTGAAGACTCTGTGTTTCCAGAAAACTGGCATAATGTTGGAAGAGCAAGAATACTCCTTCACCAAAGGAGTCTCAGCGTTCCAGCTAAGCTTCCAGATGTTATTCAAGAAGCTAGTTGTCAGCCTGATGAAAGCTCTCCGgatattttaagcaaaaataatttcttaaaatgttgGTGTGGACACACAAGGAATGTTAGCATCTTAAAGGTGAACAACGAAGGGAAGGAACAGGATGCTGGTACAGAATCAAACACAACTAAAGTGCCAAAGGACAGTAGCTGTAGCAGTGTTGTTAATGGTAATGAGACAAAAAGGCTGTTTGAAGGCCAGGTACactatgaaaaatgtttgaacacagcaaccactggcagaagaaaaaagtctgtcACTTTCGAAGATCTATCAACAGCAGATATAAAGAATTTAATATCTCCAGAAGGAAGGGAACGCCGCAATCATTTTCGAAGCAGTGGATATGGATCGCTGTCAGATGGATCGCGTACCTCGCAGGCAAGCACTCATTCAACAATTAGTGATCAAGAGTCTGTCATATTGGAGGAACCTTTGGAGCGACAAATTTCCCTTATGAGCTTACCAGAGATGACAAggcttgatgatgatggtgaaggCAGTAATGATGGTCAGTTTGAGACCTCTGATATTGCATGCACATCAATGATTGTAGATGGAAGTATACATAGCAGTGATGAAGCGGATAAGTTTTGCTGGGGGGCGTGTCATAAAGATCCCACTGCGAGTGTCCAAAGGGAAGCAAATGAGGCTCATTGTCAGGGTCAGTGTACTTATAAGAAGGAAAGTGAAACTCAGTCTGTTCTTCATCAGAGAGCAGACGTGAGCGCGACATCTCGGACACCAGATTTTAGTAGCACAGCAGAAATACCTGATCAAAGCATTGTTATGGCAGATAGGGGAAGAGGCTGCATGGAATGCATAACaaaacaagatgatgatgaatgcCTCAGTGCTTCTTCAAGTGCAGATGATTTCAAATTCACTGATCTGCCATTCAGGCAGAAATGTCCTTCTCAAGACACTGTAGGATCGTTTACTGTCAAGAGAAGCATACCAGCAGAAGCTTCTTTGTACCAGACAAAATTTTCtccaaaaacaaatgaagaatgcCAGCGTGAGTTCTTTGAAAGAATATTCATGGAAAGAATGCAAAATTTTGACCCTGCAAAGGAAGATATGGCAGATGTGTTCGAATGGTTAAAGAACAATATGCAAGAAGCCTTATCACCATCCCCAAGAAGTCCATTTTTTCCAACAGAAGGATCTCCACAAACACTAAAGCAGTTAGTGCCTCCAG GTGTCCTAAATGCCTTGGGCATAACATGTCCACCTGTTGCTGATGCCAAGACTTTAGCCACAAAATCTGCTCAAGGAGGCCACATTCTTCCTTCATCTCAGTCACATCGTCCGTTTGCTAATTCAAGAATAGATGAACAAAGGAGTCAGGCAGAAACTTTAAGTGAGTCCTTTGTCATTTTGAACCCTGAGGTTCAACAGCCCAATTCCACTACCACCCAAGCAGCAAAACAGCAGACACTTCCAGCTGTTGTAACAGAG tatGTGAATCAGCATGAAAGCATATTCTACAGTAAGAATTATCCATCTGGCAGTAGCTTTGGAACTGGTGTTGGTAGCAGCTATATGGAGTGCATTATCGGCTGCTCCCAGTGTTGTGAAAAGAACTGTGATGACCTTACCTGTGCTGAG ttgCAGAAAAGTATAAATAACTTGAAAGAGGCTATCAAAATAGGACACaaattatcaaaagaaaatgagatgGTTTTGAAGTTGCTTTATCAACATTATAATGAATGTGATTTGCCAAACTGTCGAGTGGCCTGGTGTCGCTTGATTTCCAGATG GTGCAAGCAAGGAAGAAAATCACCAAAAGAAGTCATTCTGTCATCATTGGTCAAACCATTCCACGCATTAAACAGTTTCATTCCTCAATGGGTTGAATTTTCAAGAAAGTTTTTGAAG CTGGATATCAATTTACCTTGGAATAGAATGCCTCAGGAGGGGCAAGACTGGTTTGTCCAGTATCTTCTGTCACAAACCCACTCTGTAGTCCGTGCATCTCTTCTCAGCAGTGGGACTGCTAGCTCATGCCAAGACTGGGTATTAAAAATG ACAATGCTTCATGATAGCAACAACCAGATAGAAGTTTTGGAAAGTCTACGAGAACTTCAGAACTCAGATGCTATAAAGGTTATTGCAAACCATCTTTGGGCTGCAGCAGACAGAGGAAATGATCTGTTGCTCGTGTGTACAGAATATATTTCTG GAATCACATTAAAAGAATATCTTTGCCAGAGAAGCAGACTACAATGCCAGAAAGCTGCCTATTTCTTCTTTCAGATATTGTCAGCAACTGAATACTTACATGAAAAGAACATTGTTTATCTTTGTTGGGATA GTTCTAATTTTATCATTGAAAGGAGGAGCCACCTAATCAAGATGACAAATCTCACATCCTCAGTGTGTCTATTAGGAAAAAATGCTGACATAGGAGCTATTAAGCTTTCACTACCTGCAGACATAATCCCTCCTgag ctTTTTGTAGTAGGAGGTGAGCTAGAATTGGGTAGTGACAGCTGGGGAATGGGATGCCTCCTTCATGAGATGCTGACTGGTGTCCGGCCATGGTACAGTTTGCGCCATTGCAACTCGCAAGAAACTGGATTGCAG ATATTGAAACAGTTGTCATCATTATCTCTCAATGTCCCGGACCATGCAGAAAGGTTGCTGAAAGGCTGCTGGGAG AGATCTCCAAAACAGAGACCACTGCTGAAGGAAATGAGATTCTACGTGAAAAGCTATTTTGAAAATTGTCAGAATGGCTGCTGA
- the LOC112566871 gene encoding serine/threonine-protein kinase mph1-like has translation MCSSKAIRNELDAVDAILDMARSQVQNYAVIVVTAAEIKLMKGDTEKALSILTKALSKGKAQPKDLLIQAIRAAESGQVRLLSEQERKLEVPWVLAKSGFKDTTETKGCNDPGSKSSYTLPNLDSTVSRSHGHGLVPFIGIDITEPPMTREPPSASKPGLHHYNSTPEVRAGMVPRPPSSQLRSSKLKGKLGMPMRVRNPLQQHAVSQLSGETEDDTELSGSFRPLAPLSSSASGLFRSMSTNSGSNSDLILSQEDSNVTSQPVLSSKGEGNATERKQLSDTARKKYPATDHPVTGEINPLLSVITEMETPNCSASKGNKLCEDVMKSTVSLQAVPGHSNTSSIHHFKCVLQPEVSGMQENGVKQQIEQMDTGRRLEEIDQRASSVVVHSKAAASSEVQASAASWHGANPVMSTPSCKSQRSQDFPATVFQTPKPDFIQNVVVNGEHYCILKKVGRGGSAQVFMVFDSQKNVRALKVVDLEGAGEEVIDGYRNEISLLQRLQYCDSVIKMYNFEYNEQLNRLYVVLEFGETDLAGFFATRAKQHCGMDPTTIKFYWKEMLRAVHALHQEGIIHSDLKPANFMLVAGNLKLIDFGIANALQQDKTSVLKDTRVGTPSYMSPEAIMAACDDGADDSFSDKENVDKNARPKYKIGKRSDVWSLGCILYNMVYGRTPFQHIKNNLGKLQAITNPKYVIKFPPVPDPHLLDVLQKCLIRDVKSRLTTEELLVHPYLTSDKDSTTKVPTDKDNEHTPSNISHTPEPLRLKEQLKTHVAHGCSPATKAVIMNLLQKLDKTGS, from the exons ATGTGCAGTTCAAAAG CGATCCGAAATGAATTAGATGCTGTTGATGCAATCCTAGACATGGCTCGTTCACAAGTGCAGAATTATGCGGTAATTGTGGTGACAGCAGCTGAAATTAAATTGATGAAAG GAGATACAGAGAAAGCATTAAGTATATTGACAAAAGCCCTGTCCAAAGGGAAAGCTCAGCCTAAGGATCTGCTGATTCAAGCCATCAGAGCTGCTGAATCCGGACAAGTGAGACTTCTTTCTGAACAGGAGCGAAAACTTGAAG TTCCATGGGTACTTGCAAAGTCTGGTTTCAAAGACACAACAGAAACTAAAGGATGCAATGACCCTGG GTCTAAGAGTAGCTATACTCTGCCTAACCTGGACAGTACTGTCAGTCGAAGCCATGGGCATGGCTTAGTTCCCTTCATTGGTATTGATATCACAGAACCTCCTATGACAAGAGAGCCGCCCAGTGCAAGCAAGCCAGGGCTTCACCATTACAACAGTACTCCAGAAGTCAGAGCTGGTATGGTACCACGTCCTCCATCTTCCCAGTTACGATCCAG CAAACTGAAAGGAAAGCTGGGAATGCCAATGCGTGTGCGTAACCCTTTACAGCAGCATGCAGTGAGTCAGCTAAGTGGTGAAACAGAAGATGATACAGAGTTGTCTGGCTCTTTTCGGCCATTGGCACCCCTCTCTTCATCTGCATCAG gGCTTTTCAGATCAATGTCCACCAACTCTGGTTCCAATAGTGACCTGATCCTATCCCAGGAGGATTCAAATGTAACTTCTCAGCCAGTATTATCATCAAAAGGTGAAGGAAATGCCACTGAGAGAAAACAGCTCAGTGATACTGCAAG aaagaagTACCCTGCGACTGATCACCCTGTGACAGGAGAGATAAACCCATTGTTATCTGTTATAACGGAAATGGAGACTCCTAACTGTTCTGCAAGCAAGGGAAACAAACTATGTGAGGACGTAATGAAGAGCACAGTCAGCCTCCAAGCTGTTCCAGGTCATTCAAATACTTCATCCATTCATCATTTTAAATGTGTTCTCCAACCAGAAGTTTCTGGCATGCAAGAAAATGGTGTAAAGCAGCAGATAGAGCAAATGGACACTGGAAGAAGACTTGAGGAAATAGACCAACGAGCATCATCTGTTGTGGTTCACTCAAAGGCTGCTGCCAGCTCAGAGGTCCAGGCATCTGCTGCAAGCTGGCATGG TGCCAATCCTGTTATGTCTACACCATCATGTAAAAGCCAGAGGTCACAGGATTTTCCAGCTACTGTCTTCCAAACACCAAAACCA GATTTCATTCAAAATGTGGTAGTGAATGGCGAGCATTACTGCATACTGAAGAAAGTTGGCCGTGGAGGTTCAGCTCAG gtTTTTATGGTTTTTGACTCCCAAAAAAATGTTCGTGCGCTGAAAGTGGTGGATTTAGAAGGTGCTGGAGAGGAAGTCATTGATGGCTACCGCAATGAGATCAGTTTGCTTCAGCGTCTGCAGTACTGTGATAGCGTGATCAAGATGTACAACTT TGAGTATAATGAGCAGCTGAACCGACTGTATGTTGTCCTGGAGTTTGGAGAGACAGATTTGGCAGGTTTTTTTGCCACACGAGCCAAGCAGCATTGTGGAATGGACCCAACCACAATCAAGTTTTATTGGAAAGAGATGCTTCGTGCAGTCCATGCACTACACCAAGAAG GTATTATCCATTCAGACCTGAAGCCAGCCAATTTCATGCTAGTGGCTGGAAACTTAAAGCTGATTGACTTTGGCATAGCCAATGCTCTACAGCAAGACAAGACAAGTGTGCTGAAAGACACAAGGGTGGGAACACCCAGCTACATGAGCCCAGAAGCCATCATGGCAGCCTGTGATGATGGGGCAGATGACTCTTTCAGTGATAAGGAGAATGTTGACAAGAATGCTAGACCAAAGTACAAG ATCGGAAAGCGCAGTGATGTGTGGTCCCTTGGGTGCATCCTATACAATATGGTGTATGGTCGCACTCCATTCCAGCACATTAAGAACAATCTTGGGAAGCTCCAAGCGATCACCAACCCCAAATATGTCATCAAATTTCCTCCAGTTCCTGATCCTCACCTCCTGGATGTATTACAG AAGTGTCTTATCCGTGATGTAAAATCGCGCCTCACTACTGAAGAGCTTTTGGTGCACCCGTACCTGACCAGTGATAAAGACAGTACTACTAAAGTTCCAACAGATAAAGACAATGAACACACTCCTTCCAATATTTCTCACACTCCAG AACCTTTAAGACTGAAAGAGCAACTAAAGACACATGTAGCACATGGCTGTTCTCCTGCGACCAAAGCTGTCATCATG aacCTTCTACAGAAACTGGACAAAACTGGGTCTTAA